In a single window of the Elaeis guineensis isolate ETL-2024a chromosome 6, EG11, whole genome shotgun sequence genome:
- the LOC105047320 gene encoding aspartyl protease family protein 2, whose protein sequence is MAMAVTIPYAFFVSLLAFLLIANGASKRLEYQTLVVTPLRPTPALLPDDDFLTWTSDSQTPADETDLSPAGGGAFSSSFHVSLAHRDSLLAANTTPEHLLRLRLGRDAARVANLHKILAAATAAGNATHAVGARPRGFSASVVSGLSQGSGEYFTRIGIGTPARYLNMVLDTGSDVVWLQCAPCRRCYSQTDPIFDPRQSRSYAAVPCEAPLCRRLDVAGCDTRRRSCLYLVSYGDGSITTGEFSTETLTFRGGVRVARIALGCGHDNEGLFVAAAGLLGLGQGSLSFPSQAGRRFGHRFSYCLVDRTSSGSAASPVKSSLVVFGDSAVPRPGAAVAFTPMLRNPKMDTFYYVELTGISVGGSQVAGVSAADLRLNPATGKGGVIVDSGTSVTRLVRPAYAALRDAFKAGAAELREAPGGFSLFDTCYNLAGKTEVKVPTVVMHLGGGASVPLPAENYLIPVDTKGTFCFAFAGTESGVSIIGNIQQQGFRVVFDGARSRVGFLPRGC, encoded by the coding sequence ATGGCAATGGCGGTGACCATACCTTACGCCTTCTTCGTCTCTCTCCTTGCTTTCCTGCTCATCGCCAATGGCGCTTCGAAGCGCCTCGAGTACCAAACCCTTGTCGTCACCCCTCTCCGGCCCACTCCCGCTCTCCTCCCCGACGACGACTTCCTCACCTGGACTTCCGACTCTCAAACCCCTGCCGACGAGACGGACCTCTCCCCTGCCGGCGGCGGAGCCTTTTCCTCCTCCTTCCACGTCAGCCTCGCCCATAGGGACTCCCTCCTCGCCGCCAACACCACCCCGGAGCACCTCCTCCGCCTCCGCCTCGGCCGGGATGCTGCCCGGGTGGCCAACCTCCATAAGATCCTCGCGGCGGCAACGGCGGCCGGGAATGCCACCCACGCCGTCGGGGCTCGGCCGAGGGGGTTCAGCGCCTCGGTGGTGTCCGGGCTTTCCCAGGGCAGTGGGGAGTACTTCACCCGAATCGGGATCGGCACGCCGGCGAGGTACCTGAACATGGTGCTCGACACCGGCAGCGACGTGGTGTGGCTCCAGTGCGCACCCTGCAGGCGTTGCTACTCCCAGACGGACCCCATCTTCGATCCCCGCCAGTCCCGCTCTTACGCCGCCGTCCCCTGCGAGGCGCCGCTCTGCCGCCGGCTCGACGTCGCCGGATGCGACACCCGCCGCCGGTCGTGCCTCTACCTGGTCTCCTACGGCGATGGGTCGATTACCACCGGCGAGTTCTCGACGGAGACCCTCACCTTCCGCGGCGGCGTCCGGGTGGCGCGGATCGCGCTGGGGTGTGGCCACGACAACGAGGGGCTCTTCGTGGCGGCCGCAGGGTTGCTGGGGCTCGGCCAGGGGAGCCTCTCGTTCCCGTCCCAGGCGGGCCGGCGCTTCGGTCACCGGTTTTCCTATTGTCTGGTGGACCGAACCTCCTCCGGCTCCGCCGCCTCGCCGGTGAAGTCCTCCTTGGTGGTGTTCGGCGACTCGGCGGTGCCCCGGCCGGGGGCGGCGGTGGCGTTCACGCCGATGTTGCGGAACCCGAAAATGGACACGTTCTACTACGTGGAGCTGACGGGAATCAGCGTGGGGGGTTCCCAGGTGGCCGGAGTCTCGGCGGCGGACCTTCGGCTGAACCCGGCGACAGGGAAGGGAGGGGTGATCGTGGACTCGGGGACATCGGTGACGCGGCTGGTGCGGCCGGCGTACGCGGCGCTGCGGGACGCGTTCAAGGCCGGCGCGGCGGAGCTGAGGGAGGCGCCGGGCGGGTTCTCGCTGTTCGACACGTGCTACAACCTTGCCGGGAAGACGGAGGTGAAGGTGCCGACGGTGGTGATGCATCTCGGCGGCGGGGCGTCGGTGCCGCTACCGGCGGAGAACTACCTGATCCCGGTGGACACCAAGGGGACCTTCTGCTTCGCCTTTGCCGGGACCGAGAGCGGGGTGTCCATCATCGGTAACATCCAGCAGCAGGGTTTCCGGGTGGTCTTCGATGGCGCCAGGTCGAGGGTGGGGTTTCTGCCCCGCGGGTGCTAA